In Miscanthus floridulus cultivar M001 unplaced genomic scaffold, ASM1932011v1 fs_758_1, whole genome shotgun sequence, the following proteins share a genomic window:
- the LOC136532980 gene encoding UDP-galactose/UDP-glucose transporter 3-like, whose amino-acid sequence MAAARRVRGDGANGVVRPRPRDRGVGGGGSMAGRVAVLAFCVAGIWSAYIYQGVLQETLSTKRFGPEARRFEHLAFLNFAQNVICFVWSFIMIKLWSGGSSSDGRAPLWKYWGVSVTNTIGPTMGIEALKYISYPAQVLAKSSKMIPVMLMGTLLYGVKYTLPEYFCTFLVAGGVSSFALLKTSSKTIKKLANPNAPLGYTLCFLNLAFDGYTNSTQDLIKSRYPKTNPWDIMLGMNLWGTIYNAVIMFVAPLLFSNWPYANGFEALRFCQENPEVAWDIFLFCLCGTVGQNFIFLTISRFGSLTNTTITTTRKFMSIVVSSVISGNPLSLKQWGSVVMVFLGLSIQIYLKWKRKKGRDHKE is encoded by the exons ATGGCCGCCGCGCGCCGGGTCCGCGGCGACGGTGCCAACGGCGTCGTCCGTCCCCGCCCCCGCGaccgcggcgtcggcggcggcgggagcaTGGCGGGGCGCGTGGCCGTCCTCGCCTTCTGTGTCGCCGGGATCTGGTCCGCCTATATCTACCAGGGCGTCCTCCAGGAGACTCT ATCCACGAAGCGGTTCGGGCCGGAGGCGCGGCGGTTCGAGCACCTCGCGTTCCTCAACTTCGCGCAGAACGTCATCTGCTTCGTCTGGTCCTTCATAA TGATTAAGCTGTGGTCGGGCGGGAGTAGCTCTGATGGCCGTGCGCCGCTATGGAAATACTGGGGCGTCAGCGTCACCAATACCATCGGGCCGACCATGGGGATCGAGGCGCTCAAGTACATCAGCTATCCAGCTCAG GTGTTGGCAAAATCTTCTAAGATGATTCCTG TAATGTTGATGGGAACTCTTCTCTATGGTGTGAAGTACACACTTCCAGAGTATTTTTGCACCTTTCTTGTTGCTGGCGGTGTGTCCTCCTTTGCGTTGTTGAAG ACAAGCTCCAAGACAATTAAGAAGCTTGCCAACCCTAATGCACCTCTTGGCTATACATTGTGCTTCCTCAACTTAGCTTTTGATGGGTATACTAACTCGACCCAAGATTTAATAAAGTCAAG GTACCCAAAGACAAACCCATGGGATATAATGCTTGGCATGAACCTCTGGGGGACCATATATAATGCTGTAATTATGTTTGTTGCGCCATTACTATTTAGTAATTGGCCATATGCAAATGGTTTTGAGGCATTGAGATTTTGCCAGGAGAACCCAGAGGTGGCCTGGGACATTTTCCTGTTCTGCCTATGTGGCACCGTGGGGCAGAACTTCATCTTTTTAACCATCAGCCGGTTTGGCTCTCTTACTAACACAACAATCACTACCACCCGTAAATTCATGAGCATTGTGGTTTCATCCGTCATCAGTGGCAATCCATTATCTTTGAAGCAATGGGGTAGTGTTGTGATGGTCTTCTTAGGCCTTTCTATCCAAATATATCTCAAATGGAAGAGAAAGAAGGGCAGGGACCACAAGGAGTAA
- the LOC136532985 gene encoding receptor kinase-like protein Xa21 yields MALYMGPNLLTGPIPSSLGTLSKLNVMSLVENRLSGEIPPTLGNLTQLIEFYLTGNELTGQIPPSLGKCSLGILSLGNNNLTGKIPNEVFLADTIIDLSFQNNMLVGPIPSELGLLRNMVVVDFMGNMLTGEIPVSIGGCQSLQYLYVRQNLLHGSIPSTMKKLTGLQELDLSSNNLSGTIPEFFSSFAGLTYLNLSFNKLIGEVPDAGIFHNATAFSIVGNDDLCGGIPALGLPPCLKQSTKKKKFPRLPVVVSVSTILSLIFISFLIFQYGKHKSNKKQLDPIASSSQLPRVSYADLSRATDGFSTANLIGEGRFGSVYRGNMSLGEHSIVAVKILKLQERGASHSFLAECETLRYLRHRNLVKILTACSTIDPRQYDFKALVFEYLPNGNLDKWLHVNKGEHGGQQALNLCQRLSIVIDVGSAVEYLHDFKPKPVVHCDLKPSNILLDSDMVPHVGDFGLARFINQQNRNQFQSSGWTAFRGTFGYAAPEYGIGNEVTTCGDVYSYGILLLEMFTGRSPTGENFQAEFNLHSFVVAAFPNHVEVVADHNLIPSSEDTERDPNSLLNKEATLSRLASILRIGLICSKQLPAERMQMRDVVKELHKIKEKLYPLRNNEGTFESQIAERTQEQAH; encoded by the exons ATGGCACTTTACATGGGTCCAAACCTCCTCACCGGACCCATACCTTCTTCTCTTGGTACGCTTTCAAAATTGAATGTGATGTCTCTAGTTGAAAACAGACTATCAGGAGAGATCCCACCGACACTTGGAAACCTCACTCAGTTGATTGAATTCTATCTAACTGGCAATGAACTTACCGGGCAAATTCCTCCATCTCTTGGAAAATGCTCATTGGGTATATTAAGCCTTGGTAATAACAATCTTACCGGCAAAATACCAAATGAGGTTTTCTTAGCCGACACAATAATAGATTTAAGCTTCCAGAACAACATGCTAGTAGGCCCAATACCTTCAGAGCTTGGTTTGTTGAGGAACATGGTAGTTGTTGATTTCATGGGTAACATGCTAACCGGTGAAATTCCTGTCTCCATCGGAGGCTGTCAAAGCTTGCAGTATCTTTATGTTAGACAGAATCTCCTTCATGGTTCAATTCCTTCTACAATGAAAAAGTTAACAGGCCTTCAGGAGCTGGACCTTTCAAGCAACAACCTATCTGGGACCATTCCAGAGTTTTTTAGCAGCTTTGCTGGTCTCACATATCTGAACCTCTCCTTCAACAAATTGATAGGTGAAGTTCCAGATGCTGGGATATTTCATAATGCAACAGCATTCTCAATTGTTGGAAACGATGATCTGTGTGGTGGTATCCCGGCATTAGGTTTGCCACCATGCTTGAAGCAATCGACGAAAAAGAAAAAATTTCCAAGGTTACCAGTAGTGGTGTCAGTGTCAACAATTTTATCTCTCATCTTCATATCTTTTCTCATATTTCAATATGGGAAACATAAATCTAATAAAAAACAATTAGATCCAATAGCTTCTAGCAGTCAACTACCAAGAGTTTCTTATGCTGATCTGTCAAGAGCAACAGATGGGTTCTCCACAGCAAATCTTATTGGTGAAGGAAGATTTGGTTCAGTGTACAGGGGAAATATGAGCCTCGGCGAACATAGTATTGTTGCAGTGAAGATACTCAAGCTCCAGGAGAGGGGAGCATCCCATAGTTTTCTTGCAGAATGTGAAACCCTAAGATATCTTCGGCATCGGAATCTTGTGAAGATCTTAACAGCCTGCTCAACTATAGATCCAAGACAATATGATTTTAAAGCTTTAGTTTTTGAATATCTACCAAATGGCAATCTGGACAAATGGCTGCATGTTAACAAGGGCGAGCATGGTGGTCAACAAGCTCTGAACCTTTGTCAAAGGCTAAGCATTGTCATCGATGTAGGATCTGCAGTGGAGTATCTTCATGATTTCAAGCCAAAGCCAGTTGTCCACTGTGATCTTAAGCCAAGCAATATCCTTCTGGACAGTGACATGGTGCCTCATGTTGGCGATTTTGGTCTAGCAAGGTTTATAAATCAACAAAATAGAAATCAATTTCAGTCATCAGGATGGACCGCATTTAGGGGGACCTTTGGATATGCCGCTCCAG AATATGGAATTGGCAATGAAGTTACCACCTGTGGAGATGTCTACAGTTATGGAATACTTTTACTAGAGATGTTCACTGGAAGAAGTCCTACTGGAGAAAATTTTCAGGCAGAATTCAACCTTCATAGTTTTGTTGTGGCAGCATTTCCTAATCATGTTGAGGTTGTAGCTGACCACAATCTCATTCCATCAAGTGAAGACACGGAGAGGGACCCAAACTCACTCCTTAACAAGGAAGCAACACTCTCACGCCTTGCTTCCATTCTGAGGATTGGCCTCATCTGTTCAAAACAACTACCTGCAGAGCGGATGCAAATGCGGGATGTTGTAAAAGAACTTCATAAAATCAAAGAAAAACTCTACCCATTAAGAAACAATGAAGGCACATTCGAAAGTCAGATAGCAGAAAGAACACAGGAGCAAGCACATTGA
- the LOC136532983 gene encoding malonyl-CoA:anthocyanidin 5-O-glucoside-6''-O-malonyltransferase-like, whose amino-acid sequence MLVSAVSSQVCVLNTSHVHPVQTDGLSPPCHGEHKLSFLDLLQISKTIHRLFFFDGPDLPSAVSALRSSLAATLAVFLPLAGNLAFLPASGDVVLDFSPAAASSGVKFVEAEFSGGADGMRRLARDAEHDTQAFVQLVPDLEAWQLLAPVLAVQVTRPAAGGGGGAVAVGVSIRHAVVDGQAVWRVFGTPLRHVFQLHSTVFGQADGDAAWRQGRWRTGVGGARRGRLRRPGFFPCISCGGR is encoded by the coding sequence ATGCTAGTTTCCGCCGTGAGCTCTCAGGTGTGTGTTCTCAACACCAGCCATGTCCATCCCGTGCAAACCGACGGCCTGTCGCCGCCGTGCCACGGCGAGCACAAGCTGTCCTTCTTGGACCTGCTGCAGATCTCCAAGACAATCCATCGGCTGTTCTTCTTCGACGGCCCCGACCTCCCGTCGGCCGTGAGCGCGCTACGGTCTTCCCTCGCCGCCACTCTCGCAGTCTTCCTCCCCCTCGCCGGCAATCTCGCCTTCCTCCCCGCCTCCGGCGACGTCGTCCTCGACTtctcccccgccgccgcctcctcgggGGTCAAGTTCGTCGAGGCCGAGTTCTCCGGCGGCGCCGACGGCATGCGCCGCCTCGCCAGAGACGCCGAGCACGACACGCAGGCGTTCGTGCAGCTCGTCCCGGATCTCGAGGCGTGGCAGCTGCTCGCACCGGTTCTCGCCGTGCAGGTCACAAggcccgccgccggcggcgggggcggcgccGTGGCGGTTGGGGTGTCGATCCGGCACGCGGTGGTAGACGGCCAGGCGGTGTGGCGGGTGTTTGGGACTCCTCTGCGCCATGTTTTTCAGCTCCACTCCACCGTTTTTGGCCAAGCAGATGGTGACGCTGCTTGGCGCCAAGGACGGTGGCGTACAGGTGTCGGTGGCGCTCGACGCGGCCGGCTTCGTCGTCCCGGTTTCTTCCCTTGTATTTCCTGCGGCGGCAGGTGA